One Maribacter dokdonensis DSW-8 genomic region harbors:
- a CDS encoding RagB/SusD family nutrient uptake outer membrane protein, whose protein sequence is MKTYKIFILTIMTGLVFSCSDSFLELTPQQSVSDTEALLDLDGYESSITGIYNKLSGAEYYGRYMIMIPDVLADDVKQNSQANRIVDYAEHIQRVSDGQALALWGSAYEGINAANAIINSETILADAVLDEQNHIVGEAYALRGLIYFDLVRMFAQQYNYTADASHLGVPIVLNFDLDNEPARSTVAEVYEQIISDMTTGISLMSDSSRSGNSNTLSPNATRALLAKVYLFKEDWNNAEAMASSVIDSGDYSLISNDNYYDLWTTDNSAESIFEISMTETDNVGGNGIAGLYLQAGFGDYLPSNDVVDLYPENDARLSTFEVDPLLTGEFAPYRMIKYADINGFDNVKVVRLAEMYLIRAEARAEIGTDIAGAQDDLDMVRQRAIADEPDNADTGDALKDAIFLERRLELAFEGQRLWDLMRNQMDIVRTNCTAQTCTIPYGADTVIMPIPQDETDVNPNIEQNPGY, encoded by the coding sequence ATGAAAACATATAAAATATTCATATTAACGATAATGACTGGACTGGTATTCTCATGTTCAGACTCATTTTTAGAATTGACTCCGCAACAATCTGTTTCGGATACTGAAGCCCTTTTGGACCTTGATGGTTATGAATCGTCTATTACAGGTATATATAATAAACTTTCCGGAGCAGAATACTACGGGCGCTACATGATTATGATACCGGATGTTTTGGCAGATGACGTTAAGCAAAATAGTCAGGCCAATAGAATTGTAGATTATGCCGAGCATATTCAAAGAGTATCAGATGGTCAGGCATTGGCCTTATGGGGTAGTGCCTATGAAGGTATTAATGCAGCAAATGCCATTATAAATTCTGAAACAATTTTGGCCGATGCTGTTTTAGATGAGCAAAATCACATTGTTGGTGAGGCTTATGCATTAAGAGGTTTAATATATTTTGATTTGGTACGCATGTTTGCCCAACAATACAATTATACGGCAGATGCTAGCCATTTAGGTGTACCCATCGTATTAAATTTTGATTTGGACAATGAACCAGCTAGAAGTACCGTAGCAGAAGTGTACGAACAAATTATTTCTGATATGACAACAGGAATCTCTTTAATGAGCGATAGTTCCAGAAGTGGCAATTCAAATACATTATCCCCTAATGCAACAAGGGCTTTATTGGCAAAGGTTTATCTATTTAAAGAAGACTGGAACAATGCAGAAGCTATGGCAAGTAGTGTTATAGATTCTGGAGATTACAGTTTAATTTCTAACGATAACTATTATGATTTATGGACTACGGATAATAGTGCCGAGTCAATTTTTGAAATATCAATGACCGAAACAGATAATGTTGGTGGCAACGGTATTGCAGGTCTTTATCTACAGGCGGGTTTTGGAGATTATCTGCCTTCTAATGATGTCGTTGATCTTTATCCGGAGAATGATGCACGTTTGAGCACGTTTGAGGTTGACCCTTTATTGACCGGGGAATTTGCGCCATATAGAATGATTAAGTATGCGGATATCAATGGGTTTGACAATGTGAAAGTTGTAAGACTTGCTGAAATGTATTTAATACGTGCCGAGGCTAGAGCTGAAATTGGTACGGATATAGCAGGAGCACAAGATGATTTAGATATGGTACGCCAACGTGCAATAGCGGATGAGCCAGATAATGCAGATACTGGTGATGCCCTTAAGGATGCAATATTTTTAGAAAGAAGATTGGAATTAGCCTTTGAAGGACAACGTTTGTGGGATCTAATGCGTAATCAAATGGATATTGTTAGAACCAACTGTACTGCTCAGACTTGTACTATTCCTTATGGTGCTGATACGGTTATTATGCCTATACCACAGGATGAAACAGATGTTAACCCTAATATAGAACAGAATCCGGGGTATTAA
- a CDS encoding TonB-dependent receptor, which produces MRIFLLFIGIGLSSVYANSVFAQNKIQVDVNNISVEAFFEKIQNTSDYVFFYKDNVIKTDKKISVKLKDAPMKIVLDKAFSNTDLTYKIIGNQVIVKKMPPSSPKNSLEFDAVVQTTITGNVTDATGQPLPGVNVLIKGTTIGTQSDFDGNYAIDVTDGTALVFSYIGMLTKEVAIDNRSVVNVILQEDVASLDEVVVVAYGTSTKESITGSVGVVRSEELEQVPVSTFEQTLRGSTAGLQASAVDGAPGGNTQVRIRGIGSISASSEPLYVIDGIPVQNGSIGTIDNGGSSTNVMASINPNDIASISVLKDAASTAIYGSRGANGVILITTKSGSSGKAKITLKTLTGFNSQAYNNILKPLNAAEYTELFLEGYVNLGDTPEEAQARFDATFQQLIDPSTGEPTDTNWLDAITRTGITQSYDLSASGGTENLKYFFSGAYYDQENYIIGSGFNRLSARSNIEFKATDYLTVSNNISVSNSTTNTFFDGGSFNNPFKNSLELSPLIPIYDEEGRFNGEHADYFPLGGANPVGALSGDDLWENKQFRVIDNFAVSIKPVKNLTLRSQLNFDLLTLTESQYQNPRYGGGRNSGGIGYEANTSLRTFVGTQTADYNFSLGNNHNFNVLGGFEAQETVSESSSASGTQFPNQSLRTLNSASAEFAISGSKSEYTFVSAFSRANYNYDGKYFLSASLRRDGSSRFGADNRWGTFYSFGGSWVASNEAFLEDVSFLNLLKVRSSWGVTGNAAIGDFPSQGLYVYGQDYDGNPGGSPSQIANPDLTWESQQNFNVGVDFGLFSKISGTVEYFERTSSDLILNVPITLTSGFSSLTQNFGEMKNTGFEISMNADIISNDDFNWNVGFNTTFLKNEITELTDDFTDGAYRRQEGEDFQSFYLYSWAGVNQENGDPQWYTDASKTTITNDISEAERFLDDKSATPEFFGGFNTMVSYKDFSLSANFIYSYGNYIFDSRARGTLGDGRLTPRSTADFIYDNRWQPGSTDALVPQFVWGGRNGSNEANQTRWLYDGSYIRLRDLTVAYNFNEDITSLLGLNSMRLYARGTNILTFVKEDILYIDPEQGINGSYTGQTPAVKTISIGLDIQL; this is translated from the coding sequence ATGAGAATATTTCTACTATTTATCGGAATAGGACTTTCATCAGTTTACGCTAACTCAGTATTTGCACAAAACAAAATACAGGTAGACGTTAACAATATATCTGTGGAAGCATTTTTCGAAAAAATACAGAATACTAGTGATTATGTCTTTTTTTACAAGGATAATGTAATCAAAACTGATAAGAAAATATCGGTAAAATTGAAAGATGCCCCAATGAAAATCGTTTTGGATAAAGCTTTTTCCAATACCGATTTAACTTATAAGATTATTGGCAATCAAGTTATTGTCAAAAAAATGCCCCCTAGCTCCCCAAAAAATTCTTTAGAATTTGATGCTGTCGTTCAAACTACAATAACAGGAAATGTTACTGATGCTACTGGCCAACCATTACCAGGTGTAAATGTATTAATTAAAGGTACCACGATTGGAACTCAATCAGATTTTGATGGTAACTATGCTATTGATGTTACAGATGGTACTGCACTGGTTTTCTCTTATATAGGTATGCTGACCAAAGAAGTAGCTATCGATAACAGATCGGTAGTGAATGTGATACTCCAAGAAGATGTGGCTTCTTTAGATGAAGTAGTGGTTGTAGCTTATGGTACCTCCACTAAAGAATCTATTACGGGTTCTGTAGGTGTTGTTAGAAGCGAAGAGTTAGAGCAAGTACCTGTTTCAACATTTGAGCAAACATTAAGAGGTAGTACAGCAGGTTTACAAGCAAGTGCGGTAGATGGTGCTCCAGGAGGAAATACCCAAGTACGTATTAGAGGTATAGGTTCTATATCTGCTTCAAGTGAACCGTTATATGTTATTGACGGAATCCCAGTGCAAAATGGTAGTATTGGTACCATTGATAATGGTGGTAGTAGTACCAACGTTATGGCATCGATCAACCCAAATGATATTGCATCCATTTCAGTTTTAAAGGATGCTGCCTCCACGGCAATATATGGTTCTAGAGGTGCCAATGGTGTTATTTTGATTACCACAAAATCCGGTAGTTCCGGTAAAGCAAAAATTACCTTAAAAACACTAACGGGTTTTAACTCACAGGCTTACAATAATATTTTAAAGCCATTGAATGCTGCAGAGTACACAGAACTTTTTCTTGAAGGCTATGTAAATTTAGGTGACACCCCTGAAGAAGCGCAAGCAAGATTTGATGCTACTTTTCAACAATTAATAGATCCTTCAACCGGTGAGCCTACAGATACCAATTGGTTAGATGCCATAACTAGAACAGGAATTACCCAAAGTTATGATCTTAGTGCTAGCGGGGGAACAGAAAATTTAAAATACTTTTTCTCTGGAGCTTACTATGATCAAGAAAACTATATTATTGGATCTGGCTTTAATAGATTAAGTGCCCGTAGTAATATAGAGTTTAAGGCAACCGATTACTTAACGGTTTCAAATAATATTTCTGTATCTAACAGTACAACGAATACTTTCTTTGATGGTGGTTCTTTTAATAACCCTTTTAAAAACTCGTTAGAGTTATCACCATTAATTCCAATCTATGATGAGGAAGGCAGATTTAATGGAGAGCATGCGGATTATTTTCCTTTAGGAGGTGCCAACCCGGTTGGTGCTCTAAGTGGAGATGATTTATGGGAAAATAAGCAGTTTAGGGTGATAGATAATTTTGCGGTTTCTATTAAACCGGTCAAGAATTTGACATTGCGTTCGCAGTTAAATTTCGATTTACTGACATTGACGGAATCTCAATATCAAAACCCTAGATATGGCGGCGGTAGAAACTCCGGTGGTATTGGTTACGAAGCAAATACTTCTCTTAGAACCTTTGTGGGTACACAGACTGCAGATTATAATTTTAGCTTAGGCAATAACCATAACTTCAATGTTTTAGGTGGTTTTGAAGCGCAGGAAACTGTTAGTGAATCTTCTAGTGCATCTGGAACTCAATTTCCTAACCAAAGTTTAAGAACTTTAAATAGTGCATCGGCAGAATTTGCTATTAGTGGTTCAAAATCTGAATACACTTTTGTTTCTGCTTTTTCTAGAGCAAACTATAACTACGACGGCAAATATTTTCTTTCTGCAAGTTTAAGACGAGATGGTTCTTCTAGATTTGGTGCAGATAATAGATGGGGTACTTTTTATTCTTTTGGTGGTAGCTGGGTTGCTAGTAACGAAGCTTTTTTAGAAGATGTTTCTTTTCTTAATTTATTAAAAGTAAGAAGTTCTTGGGGTGTTACGGGTAATGCTGCTATTGGAGATTTTCCATCACAAGGTCTTTATGTTTATGGTCAAGATTATGATGGTAATCCTGGTGGTAGTCCAAGTCAAATTGCAAATCCTGATCTTACTTGGGAAAGTCAACAGAATTTTAATGTTGGTGTAGATTTCGGGCTATTTTCTAAAATTAGTGGTACGGTTGAGTATTTTGAGCGTACTTCTTCAGACCTTATTCTAAATGTACCGATTACTTTAACTTCTGGTTTTTCTTCATTGACCCAAAACTTTGGTGAAATGAAAAACACAGGTTTTGAAATTTCAATGAATGCAGATATCATTAGTAATGATGATTTTAATTGGAATGTTGGTTTTAATACCACCTTCTTAAAGAATGAAATTACCGAACTAACAGATGATTTTACTGATGGTGCTTATAGAAGACAAGAAGGTGAGGATTTTCAATCTTTCTATTTGTATAGTTGGGCAGGTGTAAACCAAGAAAATGGTGATCCGCAATGGTATACAGATGCATCAAAAACTACCATAACCAATGACATTAGTGAGGCAGAGCGTTTTTTGGATGACAAATCCGCTACACCTGAGTTTTTTGGTGGATTCAACACCATGGTTTCCTATAAAGACTTTAGCCTTAGTGCCAACTTTATCTATTCTTACGGTAACTATATTTTTGATTCCAGGGCAAGAGGTACATTAGGTGACGGTAGGCTTACACCAAGAAGTACTGCAGATTTTATTTATGATAATAGATGGCAGCCTGGTTCAACAGATGCTTTAGTGCCTCAGTTTGTTTGGGGTGGCCGTAACGGTAGTAATGAAGCTAACCAAACTAGATGGTTGTATGACGGTAGTTATATTCGTTTAAGGGATTTAACGGTTGCCTATAATTTTAACGAAGATATTACTTCGCTATTAGGCTTGAATTCAATGAGATTGTATGCTAGGGGAACAAATATCCTAACTTTTGTAAAAGAGGATATCCTTTACATTGATCCAGAACAAGGTATTAATGGTAGTTACACAGGTCAAACACCTGCAGTAAAAACTATTTCCATTGGTTTAGATATTCAACTTTAA
- a CDS encoding dipeptidase has translation MNTQRRNLSKLLSLGAFFPGQAAYSLNTILESIDTDPNSEFNKQLLYNIGEKGVEKLYKKAIVNDGLVIVRNWNEESFKALAKTGYTGFNASVVSGDFNRGMENLTKWQNIIKNNSDKLILATSVEDYYKAKKEDKVAVMLGFQNATMLGKSIKNVDTLYDAGMRWMQLTYNERNYIGDGSTERTNCGLSDFGVEVVNRMNELGIIVDLSHCGEQTTNEGIAHSKAPVSINHSMCEALHKNHPRAKRDEQIKAMADKGGVMGIICLGYMIGPNLGTDTTLETYVDHIDHAVKIGGIDHVGLAIDYPIEGLEANGATRENWYVPRLTRFKPSYKVQWPPWIPELDKTSRYLEVAKVLNKRGYSTGDIEKILGLNWLRLYKETLKP, from the coding sequence ATGAACACACAACGTAGAAATCTATCGAAATTACTTTCGTTAGGAGCATTCTTTCCTGGTCAAGCTGCTTATTCGTTAAATACTATTTTAGAATCTATAGATACTGATCCAAATTCAGAATTTAATAAGCAGTTATTATACAATATAGGGGAAAAGGGAGTTGAAAAATTATATAAAAAGGCTATTGTAAATGACGGATTAGTCATTGTCAGAAATTGGAATGAAGAGTCGTTTAAAGCTCTTGCAAAAACTGGATATACGGGCTTTAATGCTTCTGTAGTATCAGGTGATTTTAACCGGGGAATGGAAAACTTGACCAAGTGGCAAAATATTATAAAAAATAACTCTGATAAACTTATTTTGGCTACGAGTGTAGAGGATTATTATAAAGCCAAAAAGGAAGATAAGGTTGCCGTTATGTTGGGTTTTCAGAATGCAACAATGCTTGGGAAATCCATTAAAAATGTTGATACGTTGTATGATGCTGGTATGCGTTGGATGCAATTAACCTATAATGAACGAAATTATATAGGTGATGGTAGTACTGAACGTACCAATTGTGGCTTATCGGATTTTGGCGTAGAGGTCGTAAATCGCATGAACGAGTTGGGTATTATAGTAGATTTATCCCATTGTGGAGAACAGACTACCAATGAAGGTATAGCCCATAGTAAAGCACCGGTATCCATAAACCATTCCATGTGCGAGGCTTTGCACAAAAATCATCCAAGGGCCAAGAGAGATGAACAGATCAAGGCCATGGCAGACAAGGGAGGTGTAATGGGTATTATTTGTTTGGGGTACATGATTGGTCCAAACCTTGGTACGGATACTACCTTAGAAACTTATGTAGATCATATTGACCACGCAGTTAAAATTGGTGGTATTGACCATGTTGGTTTGGCAATTGATTATCCTATAGAAGGTCTAGAAGCCAATGGCGCAACAAGAGAAAATTGGTATGTGCCAAGACTAACCCGTTTTAAACCATCTTACAAAGTTCAATGGCCACCATGGATTCCTGAACTTGACAAAACAAGTAGGTATTTGGAAGTAGCCAAAGTTTTAAATAAAAGAGGGTATAGCACAGGAGATATCGAAAAAATACTAGGGCTAAACTGGTTAAGACTCTACAAAGAGACCTTAAAACCATAA